The genome window AAGACAACGCTGAAGAAGGCATGTCAACATTCATGGTTGAAGGTGATCGTGCTGATGAACTCAAGCGCCGTCTGCGCCGCTTGCATGATGACCATTTTGGCTTCACCATCATGGACGAAGGATTTAAAGGAACCATGGAAGCTGAAGCATCAAAACTCTTGATCAAATTTGGTCAAAAGATTGGAAACATCACTGAAAGTATTTGTATCTTAGCAACTCACTTTGTTGAGCCTGCAATTGAACTCGAAACCGGTGAAGATTCACGCTTCAAAAACTTTCATATGAAAACCGATGAATATTCACCAGGTCGCTTTAAACGTTACTTTAAACTTATTAAAGGACGTTGTGACTGGTGGTTTAACGATCCCGCAAAACGTGGTCGTTACGTCAAATGGCTGCAAACATCAGTCTAGACGGCATCAACTTCCCCCAAAAGAGGCTGCATTTCTGCAGCCTCTTTTTTTTGCTCTATCTTACTTAAACCACGCACCACAGGCCATTTTACAAGATCCCCCCTATTTGATATAATTACAATTAGGATTAATACGATGCATTAATGGAGGTTTTTTATGAAGCACGTAAGGCACTATGCAATCACACTATTCATATTATTTTCATGCCTTGTATCTGCTATAAGCGCCTTAGAGCGAAAGCGCTCACTCGAACATGATGACCATTGGCAAGAGCGACGTATTGGGCGCGTTATAGAAGTGGAAGACAATGGTCAAGACAAAGCATTTGCTTCTGGCGGACTAAATTTTCAAGATTCTAACTTACTTGACAGCGTTGAAGACTATAATGAGCAATACCTAATAGTACGACACGCCAATAGCCTTAACGTATACAACTCACGGGTACTTCAACCACCACTCATTAAATGTAAAGACTGCGAAATCCTTGGCAAATTGATTAGTGTTGCATTCGTTCTAAAGCCAAACAACATTTGCGTGACATGGGAAAAAGGAAAAAAAACTATCGACCTAACAAAGGTTTAAATTTAAAAAAATGAGAATGGAATAATGAAAATAAAAATAAATCAAAAAAAACTCTCTTTCTTATCATTGATTATTCTGTTGCCCACTATCGCATGGCCGCACTCATGCAACGCTATGCTAACATTAAGAAAGCCAACGCTCCCAAATTTTCCATACTTCCCACAACATGGTATACAACAAAAATTTGGTCGCTCCCATCCACCTATACACCAATACAAGCATCAATTGTATAAGCCCCATTCTCAGTCAGTACACACTAAGGTATACTTTAGCCCCGATCGAGATGAGAAACATTTTAAAGCCATCAAGCACTGCATTGATAATTCGACTAGCTCAATTAAGGCAGCTCTTTTCATCATCACCGACGAACCTATTACACAGGCTTTATGTGACGCGCAAAAGCGCGGCGCAAAAGTAGAGCTCATTGTTGATAAAAGCAGCGTAAAACACAGCAGGCCTATGTTATCAACATTAAAAAATTCAGGTGTAGACGTATCACTCTACGATAACATAGCACTCAATAAAGCCTTTATGCATCACAAGTTTGCAGTATTTGATGACAAAACAGTCGTTAGTGGATCTGCAAACTGGACACACCGCGCTCGCAAAGAAAACGAAGAAAATGTTATAATCAGCAAAGGGAAGCGCCTGTGCCAACAATTTCTCGAACAATTTGAACGAATAAAAAAATACACAAGACAATACAAAGAACCAACCTAAAAACCAATTTGAAAACAAATCAAAAAATTTCTATACTGTTGCGCATGCCTTTATCATAAAAGACAAAAAACTTAAGATCTAAGATTCTTATGTTCTCACGAAAAAAAATTGTAATATTTTTGCTTACTTTCTCTTGTTTTCATGTAGCTCACACAGCAGAGCGTAATCTTTTTTTGCTTTTTCAAGACCAAAAAGGACTTGCACTTCACGCCAATCTAGCGTTTCAACTTTTTGTTGATGATACCACACCACTAAAAAAAGACTCTTCTCAAGAAGAGGGCCAACTCAAAGCACTCATAGAATTTTTGAAAGAAGAAAATGCACTCCGCCAGGACGGGCATACATCTTTAACAGTTGCAACCAGCAAGGGGACTATCAATAACGTAAAAACAGCTATAGCCAAAAGTTATGACAGAAAGCGTGCTTTAAATCCATTTGTCATTGAACATGAAAACTACTTTTACACTCCTGTAGGCTACGCCTTTAAAAAAGATGAAACTCGTGAACATCATCAAAAAAAGCCTGTGCTGTACAACATTATGTCAAACTATCTAGCACTAACCTACACTCCGCTGATGCTTGCACTCAAAGCTGGAAAATTTGACATCGTACATTTTTTGCTCGATCAAGAAGAAACAAATGTCAACGTAATCACAAATGACAACACAACCGCTTTGTACATGGCAATTAGCATGCCTGTTCAAGCAACGCTACCACAAATACAATGTAAAGGCCAAAATGCCCACAGGGTAATTACACCAACCTTTCCTGACTGGCAAACAAAGGTAACAATTATCAAACACATGCTACAGCGACCAGATATTAATCCAAACATTTCAGACGCTCAAGGCTTTTCGCCATTATATTTTGCAGCTTTAAGGACTGTTAGGCTTGGCGAGGGAAGAGAAGTTTTCAACGCACTTTTCAACCATGAGAAAACAAATACCAATACCGTTGCACCACCTACAGCAGATCGCAACATTGTCAACTTCATTCATAGCCACAAACCAGAGAAATCCTTATGAACAAACGTTTTTTATTTCCAGTCGTCTTTGCTTTTTTCACCTTTTCTCCTATTCATCCTATAAATGATGATCATGACTTTGAACGCTTAAAGCAATTGGCACAAACAAGAGATCATAATAACTCAGAAGAAATTATGAACAAGCTTATGAGTAACCCTACTCTCATGGATAAACTCATACAAAATCCTGGCGTCTTATATTTAGTGGTTTCAAAGTGTTTAAAAAATCCAGCCTTTCTCAGTCTCTATATGAAAACACTAGGAATTCCAACGCACCCTACAAGGGTATACCCAATTTACTATCAAGAACAAAAAATTGAGCTACCCAAAGAAACAAAAAAGAAAAAAGACAAAAAAGGCTCGAAGGAAAAAAAACACCACGTTGTCGTGTCCCTAGAAAACCAACCATAACGACAGTGTGCACTTCCAATAGAAAGGCAGTAAATGACTAAAAAAAATCACCGCAATCAAGACGATGTCAACCGTGCATGGTCTATGATACAAGAAGCACAAAAAGTGACGCTTCTCACACACTACCGACCGGATGGTGACGGCATTTCTGCATGTGCAGCACTCTCTCGACTTCTCGAAAAAAATAACAAAACCATTGAAACAATTTACCCAAGCAAGCCAGACCTTGCATACAAGCGACACGGCGCTAACATAAAAATTAATGAGCACACCCAGATGCCTGACCTAATTATTGCCTGTGACACCGCAAATTATGATCGACTTTATTATCCTGAAGAATTTAAAAACGTTCGGCTTATAAATATCGACCACCACGTGAGCAACTCAATTAATGGCTCTATAAATTTTATTAACGCTCGTGCAGCAAGCACCTGCGACGAACTGTTTGACCTGATAGAAGCGTGGGCACCGAATATGCTTGATAAAGATATTGCAGAATGCCTTTTGATGGGCATTTTGTATGACACACAAGTTTTTTACATCCAGTCAACCAATGCGCAAACACTACGTCGTGCAGCAACCCTTATGGACTTAGGCGCAAATCTGTATGAACTAGAAAATGAACTACTCTCACACCAAAGCCCAACCATCATAAAATTGTGGGCTGAGGTCATGAGCTCCATCAACCTATCAAGCGATGGCAAAATTGTCTGGACGAGCATCGCCCAGGATCAACTAAAGAAACACAACTTAACCCTAAGCTCGCTAGCGGGCTTTCATAACTTTCTGGCCCAAATTTGTGGCGTTGACGTGATTGCACTGTTTTATGAAACCGAGGACGGAAAAACTAAAGCCTCACTTCGCTCAAAACATACTGACGTTAACTTACTGGCAAAACATTTTGGCGGTGGTGGCCACAAGCATGCAGCTGGCATCATGTTTGACAAAAAGCCAGATGAAGCGACTAAAGAGTTTCTTGCAGTAATGTAAAAAACTCATCTAACTCATACTCAGTCCTTGAAGGGTTTGTCTCGAGTTAGGACGTCATTCCCGATCGGCGTCGGGAATGACAATTTTTTTTGTAAGCTAACTTCACACTAGTAACCCTCCTGGTCACCAGTAGTATTCTCAGAATTTTGAACACCCCTGAAAGCTTGTATCAAAAAAACTACGTTTTCTTTGTTTCAGCTTCTTTTTTACCTAGAAAGCTAATCGCATCAAGTGCAGCCATACAGCCTGTTCCAGCTGAGGTAATTGCTTGACGATACTTTGCATCCGCAACATCACCAGCGGCAAACACACCTTCTTTGCTCGTTTGTGTTTCGCCCGTTAACTTGATGTAACCCCAGTCATCGAGTTCAATAAATTCTTTAAATGGTCCTGTGTTAGGATTGAACCCAATGGCGATAAACACACCATCAGTTGGCACTTCTTTTGTTTCTTTAGTTTTTTGGTCTTGCACTACAACACCGGTCACACGCTGACCGTCACCTTTAATTTCTGTCACGGTTGAGCTGTAGATAAACTCAACTTTAGGGTGATCAAGTACTTTATATTTGATCGGATCTTTAGCCGTCAACTCGTCAAGAATGTGAATGATCGTAATTTTTTTTGCAAACTTGGTAAGGTGCTCAGCCTCAGTCACTGCGGTATCTCCGCCACCAACGATGACGACCTCACGGTCTTGATAAAACGGTGCATCACACGTTGCACACGTAGCAACACCTTTTGCCCAATATTCTTTTTCTCCCGGACAACCAAGCAGCTTGTTTGATGAACCAGTTGAAATAATGACCGACTCAGCTTCAACTTCTGTTTTGTTGTCAATAGTTAACTTAAACGGAT of Campylobacterota bacterium contains these proteins:
- a CDS encoding DUF1669 domain-containing protein is translated as MKIKINQKKLSFLSLIILLPTIAWPHSCNAMLTLRKPTLPNFPYFPQHGIQQKFGRSHPPIHQYKHQLYKPHSQSVHTKVYFSPDRDEKHFKAIKHCIDNSTSSIKAALFIITDEPITQALCDAQKRGAKVELIVDKSSVKHSRPMLSTLKNSGVDVSLYDNIALNKAFMHHKFAVFDDKTVVSGSANWTHRARKENEENVIISKGKRLCQQFLEQFERIKKYTRQYKEPT
- a CDS encoding DHH family phosphoesterase, which produces MTKKNHRNQDDVNRAWSMIQEAQKVTLLTHYRPDGDGISACAALSRLLEKNNKTIETIYPSKPDLAYKRHGANIKINEHTQMPDLIIACDTANYDRLYYPEEFKNVRLINIDHHVSNSINGSINFINARAASTCDELFDLIEAWAPNMLDKDIAECLLMGILYDTQVFYIQSTNAQTLRRAATLMDLGANLYELENELLSHQSPTIIKLWAEVMSSINLSSDGKIVWTSIAQDQLKKHNLTLSSLAGFHNFLAQICGVDVIALFYETEDGKTKASLRSKHTDVNLLAKHFGGGGHKHAAGIMFDKKPDEATKEFLAVM
- the trxB gene encoding thioredoxin-disulfide reductase; the encoded protein is MKYNLVIIGSGPAGLTAGLYAARAKYDTLIIDGNQPGGALTTTTSVENWPGDESILGPDLMERIRKHAEKYGVKFAQGQVTKVDFDSYPFKLTIDNKTEVEAESVIISTGSSNKLLGCPGEKEYWAKGVATCATCDAPFYQDREVVIVGGGDTAVTEAEHLTKFAKKITIIHILDELTAKDPIKYKVLDHPKVEFIYSSTVTEIKGDGQRVTGVVVQDQKTKETKEVPTDGVFIAIGFNPNTGPFKEFIELDDWGYIKLTGETQTSKEGVFAAGDVADAKYRQAITSAGTGCMAALDAISFLGKKEAETKKT